From Candidatus Manganitrophus morganii, the proteins below share one genomic window:
- a CDS encoding site-2 protease family protein, whose amino-acid sequence MEHESEGPKIPEVKEVFHTGPIGNGMAPPMQEESWIAAGEEEKTRFALPAILFLITIFTTLLAGSYQEGGEPFRRPADLVKGIPFSFTLMSILFVHEMGHYVTSKYYGVKTTLPYFIPGPWAPFGIGTFGAFIRMRSPILRKNALLDIGAAGPIAGFVVSIFAVGIGLYSSRIVEIQEGNALLRLGDPLMFTFLAHFLGKVPPAGYDVALSSVAFAGWFGLFVTSMNLLPIGQLDGGHIAYALLGRKQRFLSIGMVVTLIILGVIGWPGWYIWAILISFLGLHHPPTIDEDVPLDLKHQLIGWGSIVLFIVTFMPVPFKV is encoded by the coding sequence ATGGAGCATGAAAGCGAAGGACCAAAGATCCCTGAAGTAAAAGAGGTTTTCCACACCGGCCCGATCGGAAACGGGATGGCTCCTCCGATGCAGGAGGAGTCTTGGATCGCGGCGGGGGAAGAGGAGAAGACCCGGTTTGCTCTTCCTGCCATCCTCTTTCTCATCACCATTTTTACCACCCTTTTGGCGGGAAGCTACCAGGAGGGGGGAGAGCCCTTTCGCCGTCCCGCCGACCTGGTCAAGGGGATTCCCTTCTCATTCACGTTGATGTCGATCCTTTTTGTTCACGAGATGGGTCATTACGTGACGTCAAAGTATTACGGGGTTAAAACGACCCTCCCCTATTTTATTCCGGGTCCCTGGGCGCCCTTCGGCATCGGAACGTTCGGCGCGTTTATCCGGATGAGATCCCCCATTCTCCGAAAGAACGCCCTCCTCGACATCGGTGCCGCCGGGCCGATCGCCGGATTTGTAGTCTCCATCTTTGCCGTGGGGATCGGCCTTTATTCATCGAGGATTGTGGAGATTCAAGAAGGAAACGCCTTGCTTCGCCTGGGCGATCCGCTGATGTTCACCTTCTTGGCCCATTTCCTCGGGAAGGTTCCTCCGGCCGGTTATGATGTGGCGCTCAGTTCCGTCGCATTTGCCGGATGGTTCGGCTTGTTTGTGACCTCCATGAACCTCCTTCCGATCGGTCAACTCGACGGGGGGCATATCGCTTACGCCCTGCTCGGACGCAAGCAGCGATTCCTCTCGATCGGGATGGTTGTGACCCTGATTATCTTGGGAGTGATCGGATGGCCCGGCTGGTATATCTGGGCGATCTTGATTTCATTCCTGGGCCTTCATCACCCACCGACGATCGACGAAGATGTGCCGCTCGATCTGAAGCATCAATT
- a CDS encoding outer membrane lipoprotein-sorting protein → MQPVIGRFFLFVFLLLLPAPLAIAQEAPPKQGPTAEAILKAAHKRMYGIKDQTSQVTFRIVDTDGTEKKTIFRLYWKNYAGQENLHSKTLLVTESPVNDKGIKFLLWERAQENQADLWLYLPELRQVRRLQPGRHKHDNEPDSDLLFEDMHQRPVEWDEHQLLPESEVRGEPCYVVESKLKDHHLYGKKILHLSKNEGTLRKVDYFSDDGTLLKTQWIDWQQVDKSYVWKGSQVVNAESSRKTFVEVSDVKINVGLQDDQFSERALRR, encoded by the coding sequence ATGCAACCTGTAATCGGTAGATTCTTTCTCTTTGTTTTTCTCTTGCTCCTCCCCGCCCCCCTCGCAATCGCCCAGGAGGCTCCCCCCAAACAAGGACCCACCGCCGAAGCGATCCTCAAGGCGGCTCACAAGCGGATGTATGGGATCAAGGATCAGACCTCGCAGGTGACCTTCCGGATCGTCGATACCGACGGAACCGAGAAGAAAACAATCTTTCGGCTCTACTGGAAGAATTATGCCGGCCAGGAGAATCTCCACAGCAAGACGCTCCTCGTTACTGAATCGCCTGTGAACGACAAGGGGATTAAGTTCCTTCTCTGGGAACGGGCGCAAGAAAATCAAGCCGACCTCTGGCTTTATCTCCCGGAGTTGCGTCAGGTCAGGCGTCTTCAACCGGGACGGCACAAGCACGATAACGAGCCTGATTCCGATCTTCTTTTTGAAGACATGCACCAGCGTCCTGTCGAATGGGATGAGCATCAACTTCTTCCGGAGAGCGAGGTCCGCGGCGAGCCCTGTTACGTGGTTGAGAGCAAGCTCAAGGATCACCATCTCTATGGAAAGAAGATTCTCCACCTCTCCAAAAACGAGGGAACCCTTCGAAAGGTCGATTACTTTTCCGACGATGGAACCCTGCTGAAGACGCAATGGATCGACTGGCAACAGGTGGATAAATCATATGTATGGAAGGGCTCTCAGGTCGTCAACGCGGAATCTTCCAGAAAGACTTTCGTCGAGGTGAGCGACGTGAAGATCAACGTCGGTCTGCAAGACGACCAGTTCTCCGAAAGAGCCCTCCGGCGATAA
- a CDS encoding TolC family protein, whose product MPNFPSRIVVMLSFTLLLFPFFQTSSLKAAERTPQSLSLTEAIRIALGNNVDLKVERENIRLQESDILFEQGQFDPTLHLDARVGKSVQESTSVIEAGFVETGQVDQESQRLSLGLNQRFGWGGDYDVTFSQSRSSATLQEINPTFRGEPVLTFTQPLLRGFGREVTQGLLRIAQTQLQISQSVFRSQLMAIILEISDVYWDLIFQRENLKVQQQSLRAAEQLLELNRNKVELGLLAPIEILVAEAGVASRVEGVVVAEKGIEDTEDQLRRLLNLPEQSFSAPPPLLPTEAPIDTRIELDEASLLTTALRERPEIEQSEMVLKNRALSIRIAENQLYPSLDLVGSVGLNGIGGSYSTELDQIESGDFYRWEAGVVLSFPLGNRSARANVQRERSEWNRATLNRERTIQQITLETKEGLRRVETDYRRIESNRRARILAERQLSAGNERAALGLISSHDLLEFQTELADARGREIRAITDYNKSLINLDRVTGLLLERFNIETVPAAGEKR is encoded by the coding sequence ATGCCGAACTTCCCTTCCAGGATCGTGGTCATGCTCTCTTTTACCCTGCTTCTTTTCCCCTTTTTTCAGACATCCTCTCTCAAAGCGGCGGAAAGGACCCCGCAGTCACTCTCACTGACGGAGGCCATCCGCATCGCGCTCGGAAACAACGTCGATCTTAAGGTAGAGCGGGAAAACATCCGTCTCCAGGAATCGGACATTCTCTTCGAACAAGGCCAATTCGATCCAACCCTTCACCTCGATGCCCGCGTCGGCAAATCGGTTCAGGAGAGCACCTCCGTCATCGAAGCCGGTTTTGTCGAGACCGGCCAGGTGGATCAGGAATCCCAGCGGCTGAGCCTCGGACTGAATCAGCGCTTTGGCTGGGGAGGCGATTACGACGTCACCTTTTCACAAAGCCGCTCCAGCGCAACCCTCCAGGAGATCAACCCCACGTTTCGCGGCGAGCCTGTCCTGACTTTCACACAGCCGCTGCTGCGCGGATTCGGGAGGGAGGTCACCCAAGGCCTCCTTCGGATCGCTCAAACCCAACTGCAGATCTCACAGTCGGTTTTTCGATCACAGTTGATGGCGATCATCTTGGAAATCAGCGACGTCTACTGGGATCTGATTTTCCAACGGGAGAACCTCAAAGTGCAGCAACAATCGCTAAGGGCCGCAGAGCAGCTCTTGGAGCTCAACCGAAACAAGGTTGAGCTGGGACTTTTGGCGCCGATCGAAATTTTGGTCGCCGAGGCGGGGGTCGCCTCACGGGTTGAAGGGGTGGTGGTCGCCGAAAAAGGGATCGAGGATACGGAAGACCAACTGCGCCGGCTCCTCAACCTTCCGGAGCAATCGTTCAGCGCCCCGCCCCCTCTTCTTCCGACGGAGGCGCCGATCGACACCCGCATCGAGCTCGACGAGGCATCCCTCCTGACCACCGCGCTGAGAGAACGGCCGGAGATCGAACAGAGTGAGATGGTGCTGAAGAATCGGGCGCTCTCCATCCGGATCGCAGAAAATCAGCTCTATCCCTCCCTCGATCTCGTCGGAAGTGTCGGCCTCAACGGAATCGGCGGAAGTTACTCGACCGAACTCGACCAGATCGAATCGGGCGACTTCTACCGCTGGGAGGCGGGGGTCGTCTTGAGCTTCCCCCTCGGCAACCGCTCGGCGCGGGCCAATGTTCAGAGGGAAAGATCCGAATGGAACCGGGCGACCCTCAATCGAGAACGGACGATCCAGCAGATCACCCTCGAAACCAAAGAGGGCCTTCGGCGGGTGGAGACCGACTACCGCCGGATCGAATCAAACCGGCGCGCCCGGATCCTCGCCGAGCGGCAGCTCTCGGCCGGAAACGAACGGGCAGCGCTAGGCTTGATCAGCAGCCACGACCTTCTGGAATTCCAAACGGAGCTCGCCGACGCGCGGGGGAGGGAGATCCGGGCGATCACCGATTATAATAAATCATTGATCAATCTCGACCGGGTCACCGGCCTCTTATTGGAGCGCTTTAACATCGAGACGGTCCCGGCCGCGGGAGAGAAGCGGTGA
- a CDS encoding efflux RND transporter periplasmic adaptor subunit encodes MRKKTIVLTLVIFVLIAGIATFRGKGRHAAADEEIVVVKRGDVVAKATETGSLEPTNIVEIKSEQAGEVKKLFVRSGDTVEAGQPLARIQQESTQARRVAEARATIEQERLNLEEAEREYNRMKELFEKGFVARKELESAQKLRDNAQIRYDLSKRQLLLTLSGNKALYEKYLQRDLTSDEPDDFTIYAPLSGTVLELSVSVGEIVSSGTSGFSGGTTLMKIADLSKMWVKTKINEVNIGQVEAGQPAEIRLDAIPNQIYQGRVVKISPKGEKNNNIVTYEVTIELDNSDQRLRPSMTANIDIITDVAKDVLYLPLIALNQNDGKSAVTLRLPSGEDQLRPIVLGLRNESVITITEGLKEGDQVILPKRNSKERA; translated from the coding sequence GTGAGAAAAAAAACGATCGTCCTCACCCTGGTCATCTTTGTATTGATCGCCGGGATTGCGACCTTCCGCGGCAAGGGACGGCACGCGGCGGCCGACGAGGAGATCGTCGTCGTCAAGCGGGGAGATGTCGTCGCCAAGGCGACCGAGACCGGGTCGTTGGAGCCGACCAACATCGTCGAGATCAAATCGGAGCAGGCCGGCGAGGTGAAAAAACTCTTCGTCCGTTCCGGAGATACCGTCGAGGCGGGGCAGCCGCTGGCGAGGATCCAGCAGGAATCAACTCAGGCGCGGCGGGTCGCCGAGGCGCGGGCGACGATCGAGCAGGAACGGCTCAACCTCGAAGAGGCCGAGCGGGAATACAACCGGATGAAGGAGCTCTTCGAGAAGGGGTTCGTCGCCCGAAAGGAGCTGGAGAGCGCCCAGAAGTTGCGTGACAACGCGCAGATCAGGTACGACCTCTCCAAACGCCAGCTTCTCCTCACCCTCAGTGGGAACAAAGCGCTCTATGAGAAATATCTTCAACGGGACTTGACGAGCGATGAACCGGACGACTTCACCATCTACGCTCCCCTCTCCGGGACGGTCCTGGAGCTGAGCGTTTCGGTCGGCGAGATCGTCTCTTCCGGGACCTCCGGTTTTTCGGGGGGGACGACGCTGATGAAGATCGCCGATCTCTCGAAGATGTGGGTGAAAACCAAGATCAACGAAGTGAATATCGGCCAGGTGGAGGCCGGCCAGCCGGCCGAAATCCGCCTCGACGCCATCCCGAACCAGATCTACCAGGGACGCGTCGTCAAAATCTCTCCGAAGGGGGAGAAAAACAACAACATCGTCACCTACGAGGTCACGATCGAATTGGACAACTCCGACCAACGCTTAAGACCGTCGATGACTGCCAATATCGACATCATTACCGATGTCGCCAAAGATGTCCTCTACCTTCCCCTGATCGCGCTGAACCAGAACGACGGGAAGAGTGCGGTCACCCTGCGCCTCCCCTCCGGCGAGGATCAGCTCCGCCCCATCGTCCTCGGCCTTCGGAATGAGAGTGTCATCACAATCACCGAAGGCTTGAAGGAGGGGGATCAAGTTATCCTGCCAAAACGGAATTCCAAGGAACGGGCATAA
- a CDS encoding carboxypeptidase-like regulatory domain-containing protein: protein MQHFDRILSVVLTAGFLLAGCGGGGGSSDASPTSPETTTLRGVILETAGTDQTKVAESATITAEVVTAEKPGLAKTDILTAQTNSDGSFEIPEVPVGATVTLTMSKEGYTSTTKEIAISGLTYAGASLQRKDETSVILTASGGTLTTDGSELVVPAGALNEDVPNVTLTSYHTAQNLPVPLPDGATPLAGADLSASTEVVFNAGFGAALMTQPPSNLTADDLQDADIRLFEFTALGWQERPGKGILLTAGPYAGSLGPDPDDPATLSGLFPAVYARMGILPGSVSGTVRNTAGTPLPGVYVFGGGDLAITDSNGNYQLQRVSVLKDAGENIPLIAATSGFLAGAQVATLAPGESAAVDFTLTSLIQIPTIGSNSESFSIGTIRLTVTAPLSNPEPLDADIVRGGVLLGEFSLDPGESVFIIYITDGSFSTVYALDILVLSGAVDFDVQGQASTLNAGQDQLFIL from the coding sequence GTGCAACACTTCGATCGCATATTGTCCGTGGTTTTGACCGCAGGGTTTCTACTCGCCGGCTGCGGCGGGGGGGGCGGAAGTTCCGACGCGTCTCCGACATCCCCGGAAACGACCACCCTGCGAGGCGTCATTTTGGAGACGGCGGGGACCGATCAGACCAAGGTGGCGGAGAGCGCCACGATTACCGCGGAGGTGGTGACCGCGGAAAAGCCCGGACTGGCGAAGACCGACATCCTGACGGCCCAAACAAACTCGGATGGAAGTTTTGAAATTCCGGAGGTTCCCGTTGGGGCGACCGTCACGCTGACGATGAGCAAGGAAGGTTATACCTCCACGACGAAAGAGATCGCCATTTCAGGCCTGACGTATGCCGGCGCTTCTCTCCAGCGGAAGGACGAAACGTCTGTGATCCTTACCGCCTCCGGAGGGACTTTGACGACGGACGGCTCGGAGTTAGTGGTCCCGGCCGGCGCTTTAAATGAAGATGTCCCGAATGTCACCCTTACTTCTTATCATACCGCCCAAAATCTTCCGGTTCCGCTCCCCGACGGCGCCACCCCGCTGGCCGGGGCGGATCTGAGCGCGTCGACCGAAGTGGTCTTTAACGCCGGGTTCGGCGCCGCTCTGATGACCCAGCCCCCTTCAAATCTCACCGCCGACGATCTTCAAGACGCCGATATCCGGCTTTTTGAATTCACCGCACTCGGCTGGCAGGAGCGTCCGGGGAAGGGGATTTTGCTGACCGCGGGACCGTATGCCGGTTCTCTTGGGCCGGATCCGGATGATCCCGCGACCCTCTCCGGCCTTTTTCCCGCCGTTTATGCCCGGATGGGGATCCTTCCGGGATCGGTGAGCGGAACGGTCCGTAATACGGCCGGTACCCCTCTTCCCGGCGTCTACGTTTTCGGAGGGGGGGACCTGGCGATCACCGACAGTAACGGAAACTATCAACTGCAAAGGGTATCGGTCCTGAAAGACGCGGGAGAGAACATCCCCCTGATCGCCGCGACCTCCGGCTTTTTGGCGGGCGCTCAGGTGGCGACGCTTGCGCCGGGAGAGTCGGCCGCGGTTGATTTCACCCTGACCAGCCTGATCCAAATTCCTACCATCGGATCGAACTCGGAAAGTTTTTCCATCGGGACGATCCGCCTTACCGTGACGGCGCCACTGTCGAATCCGGAACCGCTTGACGCTGATATCGTCCGAGGGGGGGTCTTATTGGGAGAGTTCTCGCTCGACCCGGGCGAGTCGGTTTTTATTATCTATATCACGGACGGAAGTTTTTCGACGGTGTATGCGCTGGATATCCTCGTCTTATCAGGAGCGGTCGATTTTGACGTACAGGGCCAGGCCAGCACGTTGAATGCCGGCCAGGACCAGCTTTTTATCCTGTAA
- a CDS encoding ABC transporter ATP-binding protein, with amino-acid sequence MIQVKEVTKTYQMGEVAVCALAGISFTIDSGDFISIIGPSGSGKTTLLDILGCLSRPTSGTYLLKGEETQHLSDPDLARVRNRKIGFVFQTFHLLGRQTALANVALPLFYAGLPQEERTARAKEALAKVGLADRIHHRPNQLSGGQQQRVAIARALVNRPDIILADEPTGNLDSKSGHEIVDLLRQLHRDGHTIIMVTHDKELADSAERTIVLKDGRIVDDVKRNS; translated from the coding sequence CTGATCCAAGTGAAAGAGGTCACCAAAACCTACCAAATGGGAGAGGTCGCGGTATGCGCCCTCGCCGGGATCAGCTTTACGATCGACAGCGGCGATTTTATTTCGATCATCGGGCCTTCCGGGAGCGGGAAAACGACCCTGCTCGATATCCTCGGTTGCCTCTCCCGCCCGACCTCGGGAACCTACCTTCTGAAGGGAGAGGAGACCCAGCATCTTTCCGATCCCGACCTGGCGCGGGTGCGCAACCGGAAAATCGGCTTCGTCTTTCAGACGTTTCATCTTTTAGGCCGCCAGACCGCCCTGGCGAACGTGGCGCTCCCCCTCTTTTATGCAGGTCTTCCGCAAGAAGAACGGACGGCCCGGGCGAAAGAAGCGCTGGCCAAAGTCGGCCTGGCCGATCGGATCCACCACCGGCCGAACCAGCTCTCCGGCGGACAGCAGCAGCGGGTGGCGATCGCGCGGGCGCTGGTCAACCGCCCGGACATCATTCTGGCCGACGAGCCGACCGGAAATCTCGACTCGAAATCGGGCCATGAGATCGTCGACCTCCTTCGCCAGCTCCATCGGGACGGCCACACCATTATCATGGTGACGCACGACAAAGAGCTGGCCGATTCGGCCGAGCGGACCATCGTATTAAAAGACGGCCGGATCGTGGATGATGTGAAACGGAATTCGTAG
- a CDS encoding ABC transporter permease produces the protein MNFFEIFTDAFKNLSTNKLRSGLTMLGVIIGVAAVIAMSSIVEGGQKMTVEMIEKMGTNLLSIRPKKLNEEELRQFPGRSKGLRYGDIEQVKAMVPYAEQVTPVINFQSHLKYGDRDYSGMVEGVLETYREIRNYDVDRGRFLAAEDSAEFKKVTVLGTEIVKELFGSADPLGQDVKIGDHRFIVVGILAEKGSLHGINYDETVLIPATTAMKLFKGNDELNSFIVKVDERRNMKKTDAMIKSILLQRHDGVEDFVIRSQDELVRNTELIIFTFRVILGGTAALSLLVGGIGIMNIMLVTVTERTGEIGLRKAIGASRRAILTQFLIESVAISLIGGIIGILLGASLGLGFGWLASRAITGWNAVLLPSAVFLGFFFAMAVGITFGLYPAFKASNLDPAEALRYQ, from the coding sequence ATGAATTTCTTCGAAATCTTTACCGATGCCTTCAAGAATCTCTCGACCAATAAGCTCCGCTCCGGGCTGACGATGCTGGGGGTCATCATCGGCGTTGCGGCAGTGATCGCCATGTCGTCGATCGTCGAGGGGGGCCAGAAAATGACTGTCGAGATGATCGAAAAAATGGGGACCAACCTCCTCTCGATCCGTCCCAAGAAGTTGAATGAAGAGGAGCTCCGCCAATTCCCGGGCCGCTCCAAAGGGCTCCGTTACGGCGACATCGAGCAGGTCAAAGCGATGGTTCCCTACGCCGAGCAAGTCACGCCGGTCATCAACTTCCAATCCCACCTTAAATACGGCGACCGCGATTACAGCGGCATGGTCGAAGGGGTCCTCGAGACCTACCGGGAGATACGAAACTACGACGTCGATCGGGGCCGGTTCCTCGCCGCGGAGGACAGCGCTGAATTCAAAAAGGTGACGGTGCTCGGGACCGAGATCGTAAAAGAGCTCTTCGGGAGCGCCGACCCGCTCGGCCAGGACGTCAAAATCGGCGATCATCGCTTTATCGTCGTCGGCATCCTGGCGGAGAAAGGGAGCCTGCATGGGATCAATTACGACGAGACGGTCCTGATCCCGGCGACAACGGCGATGAAGCTCTTCAAGGGAAACGATGAGCTCAACTCCTTCATCGTGAAGGTGGACGAGCGGCGAAACATGAAGAAGACCGACGCGATGATCAAGTCGATCCTCCTGCAGCGGCACGACGGGGTCGAAGATTTCGTGATTCGAAGCCAGGACGAGCTGGTCCGAAACACCGAGCTGATTATCTTTACCTTTCGTGTGATCTTGGGCGGCACCGCCGCCCTCTCGCTCCTGGTCGGCGGGATCGGAATCATGAACATCATGCTGGTCACGGTCACGGAGCGGACCGGCGAGATCGGACTGCGCAAAGCGATCGGTGCGAGCCGCCGGGCGATCTTGACCCAGTTTCTGATCGAGTCGGTCGCCATCAGCCTCATCGGAGGGATCATCGGAATTCTGCTCGGCGCCAGCCTCGGCCTCGGCTTCGGCTGGCTCGCCAGTCGCGCCATCACCGGGTGGAACGCCGTGCTCCTGCCGAGCGCCGTCTTCCTAGGCTTCTTCTTCGCCATGGCGGTCGGAATCACCTTCGGCCTCTACCCGGCCTTTAAGGCGTCGAACCTCGATCCGGCCGAGGCGCTTAGATATCAGTAG
- a CDS encoding PAS domain S-box protein: MTERFKPEEALQHRIGIEKQITAISTYFINLPPEETDHGISWALKTIGEFAGDDRSYLYLFTDQGTRIENTHEWCAEGIASIIDNVKGLSVDIFPWWMDQLRRFESIHIPRIADLPPEAAAEKSIFEQDGVRSVLSVPVTYGGALVGFIGFDSIRAEKRWAEADIRLLKMVGEIISAALERKRLEETRRATLAYMSAMQQISEIIEQTNDVEEMITRVIERIRQIFNADRAWLFYPCDPDAPTWRVPVESTVPEYPGAFAKNVELPFDAVVREMCRSSLDQAEPVTYGPDRPIPGNPAWQKDFSIQSHISTALRPKLGKPWMLGLHQCSHPRVWCPNEKRLFKDLSRKIADALDNLILYRNLRRSEEQYRSVVENVKEVIFQADIHGCFQFLNPAWGTMTGFSVEASLGAPFWKYVHPPDKRKNEEHLRSLTTGKKESARYETRYRTKEGGVRWIETYLQTARDAKGALTGLFGTLNDITERKQLEDQLRHAHKLEAVGQLTGGVAHEFNNLLTAITGSLDLVLDQLPPGGELHGLVNTAEQAAWRAASLTKQLLSFSRRSPIDRRPQNLGMEVKEVARLLRQAIDRRIRMEIDVAADLWPVLADAGEMNQLMMNLCVNARDALLEKIEKNADASAPSDWEPRILIRVENMIVDDAHCQAHPNAKSGDHVRLSISDNGIGIDEEIRHRIFEPFFTTKKVGRGTGLGLSAVYGIVAAHQGWIELESARDEGTRFSIYFPRTKQAPISSIAPSSEKPATGGGKTILFVDDEEAIRDLGRAILEQKGYQVLTAGDGREVIEIFSKEKETIDLVILDVMMPHRSGGEVLRQLRQIDPKLKIIMSSGHRTDHSFDFTNVLFLPKPYRPDDLLRRVMEALQQPWE, from the coding sequence ATGACCGAGCGATTCAAGCCGGAAGAGGCGCTTCAACATCGAATCGGCATTGAAAAACAGATTACGGCCATCTCCACCTACTTCATTAACCTTCCCCCGGAAGAAACCGACCACGGGATCAGCTGGGCCCTCAAAACGATCGGCGAGTTCGCCGGGGACGACCGCAGCTATCTCTACCTTTTTACCGATCAGGGGACCAGGATCGAGAACACCCACGAGTGGTGCGCCGAAGGAATCGCCTCGATCATCGACAATGTCAAAGGACTCTCGGTCGACATCTTTCCTTGGTGGATGGACCAACTCCGCCGTTTTGAAAGCATCCATATTCCCCGCATCGCCGACCTTCCTCCCGAAGCCGCGGCCGAAAAATCGATTTTCGAGCAAGACGGCGTCCGCTCGGTTCTTTCGGTCCCGGTCACCTACGGCGGCGCCTTGGTCGGCTTTATCGGCTTCGACTCAATCCGCGCCGAAAAGAGGTGGGCCGAAGCGGACATCCGCCTCTTGAAGATGGTGGGGGAGATCATCTCCGCCGCCCTGGAGCGCAAGCGGTTGGAGGAGACCCGGCGGGCCACATTGGCCTACATGTCGGCGATGCAGCAGATCTCCGAAATCATCGAGCAGACGAACGACGTGGAAGAGATGATCACCCGGGTCATCGAGCGGATCCGCCAGATCTTCAACGCGGACCGCGCATGGCTTTTTTATCCGTGCGATCCGGACGCCCCCACCTGGCGCGTCCCCGTCGAGAGCACCGTTCCGGAATATCCCGGCGCGTTTGCCAAGAACGTTGAGCTTCCTTTCGATGCGGTGGTCCGGGAGATGTGCCGGTCGTCCCTCGATCAGGCGGAGCCGGTGACCTATGGGCCCGACCGGCCGATCCCGGGAAACCCGGCGTGGCAAAAAGATTTTTCGATCCAGTCCCATATCTCCACCGCCCTTCGGCCCAAGCTCGGCAAACCGTGGATGCTCGGTCTGCACCAATGCTCCCATCCGCGCGTCTGGTGCCCGAACGAGAAGCGGCTCTTCAAAGACCTCTCCCGAAAAATCGCCGACGCGCTCGATAACCTGATTCTCTATCGGAATCTGCGTCGATCGGAGGAGCAGTACCGTTCGGTCGTGGAAAATGTAAAGGAGGTCATCTTTCAGGCCGACATCCACGGCTGCTTTCAATTTCTCAACCCCGCCTGGGGGACGATGACCGGCTTTTCGGTCGAGGCCAGCCTCGGCGCCCCTTTCTGGAAATACGTTCACCCTCCCGACAAGCGAAAAAATGAGGAGCACCTCCGCTCGCTGACGACGGGGAAAAAAGAGTCGGCCCGGTATGAGACCCGCTACCGGACGAAGGAGGGAGGGGTTCGCTGGATCGAAACCTACCTTCAGACCGCCCGCGACGCCAAGGGCGCTTTGACCGGACTCTTCGGCACCTTGAACGACATCACCGAACGGAAACAGCTGGAAGATCAGCTCCGGCACGCCCATAAGCTGGAAGCGGTCGGCCAGCTCACCGGCGGGGTCGCCCACGAATTCAACAATCTCCTCACGGCGATCACGGGAAGCCTCGATCTCGTTCTCGATCAGCTTCCTCCCGGCGGCGAATTGCACGGCCTCGTAAATACGGCCGAACAGGCCGCCTGGCGAGCGGCCTCGCTCACCAAACAACTCCTCTCATTCAGCAGGCGAAGTCCGATCGACCGGCGGCCGCAAAATCTCGGGATGGAAGTCAAAGAGGTGGCGCGTCTTCTCCGGCAGGCGATCGACCGGCGAATCCGGATGGAGATCGACGTCGCCGCCGATCTTTGGCCTGTATTGGCCGATGCGGGGGAGATGAACCAGCTGATGATGAATCTTTGCGTCAACGCGCGCGATGCCCTGTTGGAGAAGATCGAAAAAAATGCGGACGCTTCCGCGCCGTCCGACTGGGAGCCGCGGATTCTGATTCGCGTCGAAAATATGATCGTCGATGACGCGCATTGCCAAGCGCACCCCAACGCCAAAAGCGGCGACCATGTCCGGCTCTCCATCTCCGACAACGGCATCGGAATCGATGAAGAGATTCGCCACCGGATCTTCGAGCCCTTCTTCACCACCAAGAAGGTCGGGCGGGGGACCGGGTTGGGGCTGTCGGCGGTCTACGGAATCGTCGCCGCGCATCAAGGCTGGATCGAATTGGAGAGCGCGAGAGACGAGGGGACCCGGTTCTCGATTTATTTTCCTCGGACAAAGCAGGCCCCGATTTCATCGATTGCTCCCTCGTCCGAAAAACCGGCCACGGGCGGCGGAAAAACGATCCTTTTCGTGGATGACGAAGAGGCGATTCGCGATCTGGGGAGAGCGATTCTGGAGCAAAAAGGTTATCAGGTTCTGACGGCGGGGGACGGCAGGGAGGTGATCGAGATCTTCTCCAAAGAGAAAGAAACGATCGACCTGGTCATTCTCGATGTGATGATGCCTCATCGATCGGGGGGAGAGGTCCTCCGCCAGCTACGTCAAATCGACCCGAAGCTGAAGATCATCATGTCGAGCGGCCACCGGACCGATCACTCCTTCGACTTCACGAACGTCCTCTTCCTCCCGAAGCCCTACCGCCCCGATGACCTTCTTCGGAGGGTGATGGAAGCGCTTCAGCAGCCGTGGGAATAA
- a CDS encoding zf-TFIIB domain-containing protein, producing the protein MELDMRKQGYNQEEEYFFKKNQELIEKMRKERDSHRDEEEALARKNTHWMKCPKCGSDLQEVEHLGIKIDRCSNCSGVFFDNGELEILLQAQEPKGFLSGFRKVFKK; encoded by the coding sequence ATGGAATTGGATATGAGAAAGCAAGGTTACAACCAGGAAGAAGAATATTTTTTCAAGAAGAACCAAGAGTTGATCGAAAAGATGCGCAAAGAGCGCGATTCCCACCGGGACGAGGAGGAGGCCCTGGCCCGAAAAAACACCCACTGGATGAAGTGCCCCAAGTGCGGCTCGGACCTCCAGGAGGTGGAGCATCTCGGGATCAAGATCGATCGCTGCAGCAACTGCTCAGGTGTTTTCTTTGATAACGGCGAGCTCGAAATTCTCCTCCAGGCCCAGGAACCGAAGGGATTTCTGAGCGGGTTTCGGAAGGTCTTCAAGAAGTAA